The genomic interval CTAGTGTAACCCTAATAGCTACTAATCGATCACTCGTACAGTTCAAAATATTCACCTGGTCAAAAATGCCTTTTCTCCAAAGTATGGCTACCCCACCATAAGGCCTGCCGATAAGCGGGCCAGCAGACGTGTCCACGGCTGACTTGCCCGTGTAGTCAAAGTAATTCGAAATAGTCCCAAGTAATGGTATTTCATGCGGCAGTAAACACGTCTCCTGTAACGCTAAGACATCCGCCACcttacataaattttgtaagtcAACAAATGATCTcgtgacaaacaaacaattaaaactaagaaaagttaaattatgttGTGGCTGTAAATCcataaattaaatcatacaATAACTTTAACTAATCACCTTATTCGTTTTTGTTCCGtacataaaatgtacaaaacgCCTAAATGAGATGCCATTTGGCCAAAAATcatctttcaaaaatatatcaactttatttttagagaCATATAACTTAAAGGAATTATACGTTTTCGTTTGCTTCATATTAATCTTTTTTAGAGTTACACATTCGCTAgttctttcttttatataattaataatgtccTCTTCACTTGCATCTTTACTAACATTGGATATTAAGAGTGGGATCTTAATATCCGCAGCTTTGAATTTATCGTTAGGCGCAATAGGTGCACAGCCTCTTTGACCGATTAACTTATAGTGTTTTGCAGATTTTTTACGCACAACTGTCCATTCCGAGTCCCCTACTACTTGTTCACAATTATCTTTACACACCGCAGCAGCGGTTGCGGTCGGCTGACCGCTCGCGCTCGCAGAGTAACCATGAGTTACGCTCGCGTTCAATGAATGCACGGCCGGTTGGGACGCGACACGACAATAACCATTAGTAGGGGCCACATCACTGCATACCTTGTCCGCCGTCAACAACACTTGCTGTGAGTCACTATCATAACTCGTCGTCACTCGCGCTACCGATTGAGATGCTATCTCGTTTACACTCGCACTATCACCATCTGATGCACTTGTCTGACGATCGCTCACGATCACCTCCGCCGACGTCACAACTTGCGCACTCTCTGTCTCTGTTGTACGCGTATGGCTGCAGCTTGTCTGTCTCGCCTGCTCACATGTTGGTTCCGTCTCATTAACTGGCTCACGTATAGGAGCGACAGAAACATTGTTGATAATTCTTTTTGACGGCAGATGAGTATTTATCGAAGGTCGTTCGTTGATTTCAATATCAGCTGATTGCGATGGTTTTATGCCAATATCTTCTTGCACATAATATTGCAGTCCAATCGGCCCGCTATCCATATCAAAACTATTTTGTAAGCATGCGCCCCTtctcttatttaaattaatattagaagAATCAGCTAAAGACGCATATTTCATATTGTTTACTTCTTGTTTTAAAAGGTTAAACTCCTCCTTACACACCGCTTTTTCTTCCATCACATTGAAGCGATTTTTCAGGGCGAGAAGTTCCTTAATGAAGGTGGTAGCATCGACATGATCGAACGTTACTGGTGGTATTCTGTCTAAGTCCCGAGCACAGAAAATAGGAAATGACGCACGATCACCACCTTTCATCAGGGCGATGATATCATCCAAATCTCTGGACTTCCTCTTCTTACCCTGCTTTCTTCTTACTggcattttttttgcatttggaacggattcaaataataacgtTTTGGCCTTCACCATCTCCTCTTCCGAAAAAGTGTTAGTGCATAGTTGATGAATGCTTTCTTCGTCCATATAGTCAATCACATGCCTCACAAAAGTAAGGAGCTCATTAATAACAATGTTACAATTAGAACACTTAACAATGTCAATATTTGCCATAGTGAACGCGATGAGTCACCGTGTATAAACGATTTCAACGCGCCCGCTCAGAACAGCGCGACGCGCGTGACtgatgtaggtaggtaggtatatattttagcTATTAGGAAAGCTGATCAGGCTGAACTTCATTTAAAGCGTCAGGGGGTTtcagttttcaaaattatttatagcctTATGTTGCCCAgactttatgtaaaaaaaattcttaattaaCACATTACGACctattttattgcatttattgatacctatattaaattaagattGATACGCTATCATTGTTGATTAAATCAATAGGTCCGTTCTTAGGTAAGCTATACGAGAGTTAAGTAAGTAGTacctcttttttaatattgggtTTTATTTTCCTAATCgctttacatatgtatgtaagtactagtATGTTTGATTTTCATTCATACTAGTACTTACACGCACGGACTTCATTTTATGAATTACTtcttgaaagaaagaaaaatcattaatttggCATTCACTAACTTAGGCCCATCTAGGGTTACCaggctgtctgtctgtctggcTATAGCCGAAATAGGCATTTGATTTCTACCCCGGCCAAAATTACGGTGTCTGGCTTTTGTTAAGTacactttatatatatataacgtaTCGAAATGATAGatcatatatattaataaattatgatacTCTAGAGACAGAGTGGACAACCtctcaaatttaatattaattttcaaatttggttttaaattattcagctATAGGTATAGCtgtgtattataatttaatttgcataTTTGTGTCGAAAGCTTTGTCAAAATGATgaagtttcatttattttacgaTATTGACACTGAAGGAGGaaggatttaaattttaatgtatgcTGGATTATCCAGCAATGTCAGTCATGACTAGCAGGAAAGTACAAATATCACACCTCTGAGGCCACAGTAATCCATCCGCAGCCTCGCGACGACTGTTTCCCCGGTTATTCCCAAACTATCCATTAATTTTCCtctattttttaagaaattcttatgtttttgttacgcaaataaaatacacagataaaaatgtttaaatgcgTACATACCTTAGTGTCGAGAATACCCGGaaaaaaatcagaaaatttactcatgtatgtacaatattaGGAAATTATCTATCGTACAATGATATTTAGAATAAGATACAATGTAATTTACTTTGaaggaaatttattattacccTGTTTCTCTGCTGCGTCTTCATTTGTTtcatgaaagaaaaaaacttgGATATCATAGAAATTTGatcaaaaatacattaacTACCTACATCTTTATCTCATACGTATTTAAATGCagtcaataaacaaaaagataaaaattctTAATCGCTTAATACACATTAGGTAGTATGTAGTAGTTCTTTGAACAGTTTACCTTCAAAAGAATTCGTCATagtaatgtacctacttagcGGGTATTCTTTTGTATTAGTGTCAATAATTAAgtgtaacattttattttttctcgtatattttttatcatcttAACTTTGTTTGTCGAAatcgaattaaattaaaaataaattcaaacaaattatattatcttattgaaaataaattcagaAGTTATTATAATCAGGgcataaaatatactttcttCTGtggattttttattgatagaatAAGGAATTGTATTGATTGGTTGTATTACGGTACATACTTGaagttgtttatattattattgtaattatacCTAAGTTAAGTTAATTGCGAATATTGTACTTATTCTCTCAAAAAAGTCTCAGTTATTGGAGATTCTCAAATTAGGTAACCAAAACCTGAACAAAATCGCACTCACCTCGTCAAACAGGTTTCACAATAcgaaaaacattttatcacagtcacagaataaaaaaaattgttaaaggTATGTAAacgataaaattaatagtttgGGACCGTTCCTCGCTAGTTACGTTAGGGGGAGAGTGGAAGGCCGGTAGCTTCGCGATTTATTTGCAGAGAGCGCGGCTACGTGTGTCGCCTTCGGAGGCTGTTTCACGACTTGCAAACTTGATGCGCCCTTATACTACCACAAGAATCATTAATTACTCCAATTATTTCTAGTGTAGACGAGATTTCAGCTGGTTTCAGCGCGCCGGACGAGCACTTCAGCGGCCACTAAAGCCCTAacaaaagtttatatatagtaaatccgattattatttatgttggaGCAAATCGATGTGAATCAgccataaaacaatattttacaaaatgattgCTATAGATCAGCGTTTATTAGAAATAACACATGCCGTCCTTGCagaattagttttattttatagttagtACAAACATAGGTAcgtatcaaattcaaattaaagcaaataaatattacatgaCATGCGGTTAAATTGAGCACTTAATTAGAATAGCTatcttcaatttaaaaaaatatcatttaaataaaccTTGAGCCTACCTCATTTAGAACTACTGTAGTCAGCGAACAGCGCTACGAAGTTATGTATGAGTTTCAGTACTTTCAGTGAAGTTAGATCAGTATTTGTGTTTCAATAGTTTCACGTGTATAACTACCTAAACTATTGATAGATTATGTCGCCGTCTATCTGTTTTATTTCTCAGCTGCTAATCTCGGGGTCCGTAAACGGCTGAAATATAGGATTAAGTACTTTATTTACTGTTTTACAGTTAATTTTGCTTGCCTGGCAAGTAGGATGCAAGTTTTGcagtttgcaaaaaaaatccaCCACTTACCATGGTATGGTGTAGTAGAAGGCGACTTCACAGCGAAGGGTATACATCAACAGTACCTATAGGTATTGATAGACTAGCATAGAAGCATCATTGATCTGGTGGTGCAAAAAATAACTTAGATTTATGATGTATCCCAAACACAAAATGCCCTATCTTACATAACACGAGTTAATactcaatttttaattttggtaaGACAGGAAGTCCTTTATGGACAATatcgttaattatatttttcttttcaatttcgGGAAAAAGTatcttattatgttatttcaaGTATTCTACACTcgtgtaccaaattttatcaaaatcagtcTAGTATATTTTACGTGAAAGAGCTACAAACACATCCttataaactttcgcatttataatatatgtagtaaAGTAGAATGGATGGCAATAAACTTGTATTTGTTTCGATCGACGCTTTCCGACGTAACGTCCGCTCATCGGAATGTTTCGATTCCCAATAACAGAATGACTCACGGTGAGCACTTCCCAATCCTATTTCTATCGATTTTCATgacttttcaaataaactttttttaataatagcaTTATGCAAAAGAATATGGTCAAAGGGGCACCACGTGCTCCGCTCCCTCCAGAGAGGGAGGacgtaaccgggactaacgccaggaacttacttcgaggctaattcaatctgtataatttgtcccgtatatatttatttacataca from Amyelois transitella isolate CPQ chromosome 16, ilAmyTran1.1, whole genome shotgun sequence carries:
- the LOC132902620 gene encoding uncharacterized protein LOC132902620; translation: MANIDIVKCSNCNIVINELLTFVRHVIDYMDEESIHQLCTNTFSEEEMVKAKTLLFESVPNAKKMPVRRKQGKKRKSRDLDDIIALMKGGDRASFPIFCARDLDRIPPVTFDHVDATTFIKELLALKNRFNVMEEKAVCKEEFNLLKQEVNNMKYASLADSSNINLNKRRGACLQNSFDMDSGPIGLQYYVQEDIGIKPSQSADIEINERPSINTHLPSKRIINNVSVAPIREPVNETEPTCEQARQTSCSHTRTTETESAQVVTSAEVIVSDRQTSASDGDSASVNEIASQSVARVTTSYDSDSQQVLLTADKVCSDVAPTNGYCRVASQPAVHSLNASVTHGYSASASGQPTATAAAVCKDNCEQVVGDSEWTVVRKKSAKHYKLIGQRGCAPIAPNDKFKAADIKIPLLISNVSKDASEEDIINYIKERTSECVTLKKINMKQTKTYNSFKLYVSKNKVDIFLKDDFWPNGISFRRFVHFMYGTKTNKVIS